The Streptomyces sp. NBC_00102 genome segment CGCGCGGGCGCCGAGCGCGCCCAGGGCTCGTACGCCGCCTCCGACGCCTTCTTCCCCTTCCCCGACGGTCTGGAGATCCTGACCGCCGCCGGGATCAAGGCCGTGGCCCAGCCGGGCGGTTCGGTCCGCGACGAGCTGGTGGTCGAGGCCGCGAAGAAGGCCGGCGTGACCATGTACTTCACGGGTACGCGCCACTTCTTCCACTGAGTCACGCGGTAGCACCGCCGGAATCCCCGCCGGGATGACGGTTCGTGCGGCCCGCCGGGAATCCTCCCGGCGGGCCGCACGTGTAGGGCCCCCTGCCCCCTGGCCCCTGGTCCCGGGCGCCGGGGGACGGGACGGAACCGAGGTCTCCCCGGGGCACCGTCTCTCTGTTCTAATGGATCGCTTGTCCGAAGGGGTGTGCGGGGGCGCGCGATCCGCGAGCCGTCGAAAACGGTTCGCGAGCCCCTCCGATCGGCGTGCACGACTCGATGCGAACCGGTGGGTGAATTCATTGCGGATGGGGAAAGCGCCCGGCCCGGGCGGCGACGCCCGGAGCCGTACCGGAAGCGGCAACGGCTGGTCCGTCCCCGCGCAGCAGGCGCGCGGCAAGGCCCCCCGCCCGCGCACGGACGACGAGCCGCGGCCGGAGGAACCCACGCCCGGTGCGACGGGCCCCGACGCGACGGCTCCGGAGGCGACTGCTCCCGACGCGACGGTTCCGGACGCGACGGTTCCGGACGCGACGGCTCCCGGCGAGCGGTCCGGCCGTGTTCCGCTGCGTCCGTATCTGATCATCGGCGCGGTCCTCTGCGCCCTGTACTTCCTCTACGCCTACCTCCAGTACGCGCGCTTCGACTCGCCCTCCTGGGACCTCGGCATCTTCGAGCAGGAGGTACGCGCGTACGCCGGGTTCCACGCGCCGGTCGTCGACATCAAGGGCCCCGGCTACCTGATCCTCGGCGACCACTTCTCCCCGGCGGTGGCGCTGCTCGTCCCGCTCTACTGGATCTGGCCCTCCGCCGTCGCCCTGCTGTTCGCGCAGGCCGCCCTCTTCGCGCTCTCCGCCGTCATCGTGGGGCGTACCGTCCAGCAGGTCCTCGGCGGCCGTCACGGGCCCTGGGTCACGGTCGCGTACGGGCTCTCCTGGGGGCTCCAGGAGGCGGTGAAGTCCGACTTCCACGAGATCGCCCTCGCCGTCCCGCTGATCGCCCTCGTCTGCCGGGCGCTGCTCACCGAACGCTGGACGGCCGCCGTCCTCTGGGCCCTGCCGCTGGTCCTGGTCAAGGAGGACCTCGGCATCACCGTGGCCGCCGTCGGCCTGGTCCTCTTCGTCCTCGGACAGCGGTTCCAGGGCACACTGCTCGCCATCACCGGCGCCTGTGCCTTCGTGCTCACCGTCTTCGTCCTGATACCGGCGGCCAGCAACGCGGGCGGTTACGACTACTGGAAGAAGATCGACACCGACGGCCAACAGCACGTCTCCACCCTCGACGTGGTGCTCGGGGCGTTCGACTC includes the following:
- a CDS encoding DUF2079 domain-containing protein codes for the protein MGKAPGPGGDARSRTGSGNGWSVPAQQARGKAPRPRTDDEPRPEEPTPGATGPDATAPEATAPDATVPDATVPDATAPGERSGRVPLRPYLIIGAVLCALYFLYAYLQYARFDSPSWDLGIFEQEVRAYAGFHAPVVDIKGPGYLILGDHFSPAVALLVPLYWIWPSAVALLFAQAALFALSAVIVGRTVQQVLGGRHGPWVTVAYGLSWGLQEAVKSDFHEIALAVPLIALVCRALLTERWTAAVLWALPLVLVKEDLGITVAAVGLVLFVLGQRFQGTLLAITGACAFVLTVFVLIPAASNAGGYDYWKKIDTDGQQHVSTLDVVLGAFDSSVKIEMLVFLFGITAFMALRSPLVLLVLPTLGWRLLSRDENHWGMVWHYSAVLMPMVFLAMADGIRRSRTSARPWLASFAGAVVPVTVGIAFAMTQHLPLRELLRPETYRADAGTYAAREAMAAIPVGASVETDIALMAHLTADRTVYWIGGAPGTAPDIVAFNLDAGWASSIQDPAAYATQLHPEATYRLKLRTGSIVVVERIPAG